A stretch of Castanea sativa cultivar Marrone di Chiusa Pesio chromosome 2, ASM4071231v1 DNA encodes these proteins:
- the LOC142623454 gene encoding homoarginine-6-hydroxylase 2-ODD-C23-like, giving the protein MATDFKSIPIIDISALLAKCDDPKMAEDPGVSEVVRQLDQACREAGFFYVKGHGIPDSLLKEVKSVAHKFFDLPYEEKIKIKMTAEAGFRGYQRVGENITKGIPDMHEAIDCYREVKEGMYGSLGKTMEGYNQWPCNPQNFKELMDVYIRLCTDLSRKIMRGISLALTGSPEEFEGRRAGDAFWVMRIIGYPGVPTADGPGPTNDIGCGAHTDYGLLTLVNQDDDITALQVRNLSGEWISAPPISGTFVCNIGDMLKIYSNGLYDSTLHRVINKSPTYRVCVAYFYETNFDTAVEPLETCIQRSGRAKKFERAVYGEHLVSKVLTNFG; this is encoded by the exons ATGGCCACCGACTTCAAGTCCATCCCCATAATCG ATATAAGTGCTCTGTTGGCCAAGTGTGATGATCCAAAAATGGCCGAGGACCCAGGTGTGTCTGAAGTTGTTAGACAGCTAGACCAAGCTTGTAGAGAGGCTGGATTCTTCTATGTG AAAGGCCATGGTATTCCTGATTCCCTCCTCAAAGAGGTTAAAAGTGTGGCTCACAAATTTTTTGATCTTCCATatgaagaaaaaatcaaaatcaagatgACTGCAGAGGCTGGATTCAG AGGATACCAGAGAGTTGGAGAAAATATAACCAAAGGCATACCTGACATGCATGAGGCCATTGAT TGCTATAGAGAAGTAAAGGAAGGGATGTATGGATCACTTGGCAAAACTATGGAAGGATATAACCAATG GCCATGCAATCCTCAAAACTTCAAAGAACTAATGGATGTATATATCAGACTCTGCACAG ACCTTTCAAGAAAAATTATGCGGGGAATTTCTTTAGCATTGACTGGGTCGCCAGAAGAATTTGAAGGCAGAAGAGCTGGAGATGCATTTTGGGTGATGCGTATTATAGGTTACCCAGGTGTGCCAACAGCAGATGGTCCAGGCCCAACAAATGACATTGGATG TGGGGCTCACACTGACTATG GTTTGTTGACGTTGGTTAATCAGGATGATGATATAACTGCACTACAG GTAAGAAACCTGTCGGGCGAATGGATATCAGCTCCTCCAATATCTGGAACATTTGTATGCAACATTGGTGACATGCTTAAG ATTTACTCCAATGGTTTGTATGACTCAACCTTGCACCGCGTTATCAACAAGTCTCCAACATATCGGGTTTGTGTAGCATATTTCTATGAG ACAAACTTCGATACAGCAGTGGAGCCTTTGGAAACTTGTATACAGAGATCAGGTAGAGCTAAGAAGTTCGAGAGAGCTGTATATGGGGAGCATCTGGTCAGCAAGGTCCTAACCAATTTCGGTTAG
- the LOC142625371 gene encoding uncharacterized protein LOC142625371, with the protein MAEMLLKAQKYMNAEDALAAIIDEGKPKMEGRKEDERRGQKRERPSRRGDPGLTPPKVAETLALVTKCAGQKQILPIPQGSRPLHRRLPRSERTDRRIDKERKTSEVRKEGGLQQDIFFSEKDTRGVRQPHNDPLVIALTIEGFNTKRILVDNGSSADIMYLSAFQQLKLGPGRLRPFESPLVSFSGDRVYPKGIVTLKVTIGAYLKQQTRHLDFLVVDCPSSYNVIIGRPTLNRWKVATSTYCLKIKFPTEDGVSEVKGDQVLARECYQAVLAVGENHTWMIEGEKEDNMEALEMVELVEGENLMVTRIGTTISPKMRNELVRFLKGNLDIFACSHEDMPGIPCQRGIEANPEKVQAILNMASPKSVKEVQKLTGRIAALNRTAIKAQALADFIAEFTLPKDDDEKNEVERWTIQTDGSSTQKRGGVEVVINTPDGEKLQYGVQLKFPETNNEAEYEGILTGLRLGKALGIKNLLIQSDSKLAIGQIREEYEAKEERMQKYLKLIKHLARGFDKLNFVRIPRNQNATADEVAKMASSEEEPTNNEILMEIQKYPSIEEVPVFPIQNIGGWMAPIISYLQDGHLPRDSMEARKIKARAARFTILNDTLYKRGFSLPYLKCIDEEEAKYVLHEIHEGICGDHAGPRSLVSKVIRAGYFWPTMQADAMEIVKRCDKCQRFGNVQRLPAEKMTAITSPWPFAQWGIDIVGPLPLGKGQVRFLLVAIDYFTKWVEAEAIATITEARTRIKNKFSSPGHPQSNGQTEVTNRTLLRIIKARLDEAKGTWPEELPNVLWAYRTIARTPTGETSFRLTYGTEAVIPVEVGMASTRREVFREENNNDRLRINLDCLDEVRDKASNMTMKYQQKMTEHYNKRVRLRRLEISDLILLKVTTATRNSAHGKLGPTWEGPYKVVHYSRQGSYHLETLDGQKLPRPWNIEHLKKYHPQM; encoded by the exons ATGGCGGAGATGCTATTGAAGgcccaaaagtacatgaatgctgaggacgcactGGCGGCCATCATAGACGAGGGGAAGCCAAAGatggaaggaaggaaggaagacgaacgcaggggacaaaagagggagcgcCCAAGCCGCCGGGGAG ATCCAGGATTAACACCACCTAAAGTGGCCGAGACCCTTGCACTCGTTACCAAGTGTGCGGGACAAAagcaaatactgccgattccacaaggatcacggcCATTACACAGAAGATTGCCGAGATCTGAAAGGACAGATAGAAGAATTGATAAGGAAAGGAAAACTTCAGAAGTACGTAAAGAAGGCGGACTCCAGCAG GATATATTCTTCAGCGAAAAGGACACAAGGGGAGTCAGGCAGCCCCATAACGACCCTCTGGTGatagcactcacaattgaagggtTCAACACTAAAAGGATCCTCGTCGACAACGGAAGCTCTGCAGACATCATGTACCTATCGGCCTTCCAACAGTTGAAACTAGGTCCTGGTAGATTGCGCCCGTTTgagtcccccctcgtcagctttagcggTGACAGAGTATATCCCAAGGGCATTGTGACACTAAAAGTCACAATAGGCGCCTACCTGAAGCAGCAGACCCGTCATCTGGACTTCTTAGTGGTAGATTGCCCCTCTtcatacaatgtgatcattgggagaCCCACGCTCAACCGGTGGAAAGTAgcaacgtccacctactgcctgAAGATAAAATTCCCAACCGAAGACGGAGTCAgtgaggtaaaaggagaccaagttttggccagagaatgctaccaggcCGTGTTGGCTGTAggagaaaaccacacatggatgatcgagggagaaaaagaagacaacatggAAGCCCTGGAAATGGTGGAACTCGTTGAGGGGGAAAACTTAATGGTGACGAGGATAGGTACAACCATAAGCCCCAAGATGAGGAATGAACTCGTCCGTttccttaaaggaaatttgGACATATTTGCATGCAGTCACGAAGATATGCCGGGTATACCATGCCAG AGAGGAATAGAAGCAAACCCAGAGAAGGTGCAAGCAATACTCAACATGGCATCACCCAAGTCCGTcaaggaagtccaaaagctcacaggAAGGATAgctgcactcaatag aacggccatcaaggcgcaagctctGGCAGACTTCATAGCGGAGTTCACCCTTCCAAAAGATGACGACGAAAAAAATGAGGTGGAACGGTGGACGATTCAGACTGACGGATCGTCAAcccaaaagaggggaggagtagAGGTCGTTATAAACACCCCCGATGGAGAAAAACTAcaatatggagtccaattaaaGTTCCCGGaaaccaacaacgaggctgagtacgaaggcaTACTGACGGGACTGAGACTTGGCAAAGCCCTCGGGATTAAGAACCTGCTTATTCAGAGCGACTCGAAACTGGCAATAGGGcagatcagggaagagtatgaggcgaaGGAAGAGAGGATGCAGAAATACCTCAAGCTGATTAAACATTTAGCTCGTGGGTTCGACAAGTTGAATTTCGTCCGGATCCCAAGAAACCAGAATGCAACGGCGGACGAGGTCGCAAAAATGGCTTCGTCCGAAGAAGAACCAACGAACAATGAGATtctcatggagattcagaaataCCCTAGCATCGAGGAAGTCCCAGTATTCCCCATCCAGAACATAGGTGGTTGGATGGCACCGATCATCTCATACCTTCAAGACGGGCATCTCCCTCGTGACTCAATGGAGGCCAGGAAGATTAAAGCAAGGGCGGCCAGatttacaattttgaatgataccttatacaaGAGAGGGTTCTCCTTGCCTTATTTGAAGTGTAtcgacgaggaagaagctaAATACGTGCTTCACGAaatccacgaagggatttgcggagacCACGCCGGGCCCAGATCCTTGGTAAGCAAAGTTATTAGAGCAGGATATTTCTGGCCAACTATGCAGGCAGACGCTATGGAGATCGTCAAgaggtgcgataagtgccagaggttcgggaACGTCCAGAGGCTGCCAGCAGAAAAGATGACAGCGATTACCTCCCcttggccattcgcacaatgggggatcGATATCGTCGGCCCATTACCCCTTGGAAAAGGACAGGTACGATTCTTGCTCGTcgctatcgactacttcactaaatgggtcgaagcagaAGCAATAGCAACGATCACAGAGGCGAGAACCC GTATCAAGAATAAGTTCTCGTCACCTGGGCACCCACAGTCTAACGGGCAAACGGAGGTAACTAATCGAACGCTGCTTAGAATCATCAAAGCACGACTAGACGAAGCTAAGGGCACATGGCCAGAAGAATTGCCTAATGTtttgtgggcctacagaacaATAGCAAGAACCCCCACGGGAGAGACGTctttcaggctcacttatggcactgaaGCAGTAATCCCAGTCGAGGTGGGTATGGCCAGCACCAGGCGAGAAGTATTCCGCGAGGAGAACAACAACGACCGGCTTCGAATCAATCTGGATTGCTTAGACGAGGTAAGGGACAAAGCCTCGAACATGACGATGAAGTACCAGCAGAAGATGACTGAACACTATAACAAAAGGGTCAGGCTCAGAAGACTAGAAATTAGCGACCTCATCTTACTTAAGGTGACGACTGCAACTAGAAACTCCGCCCACGGGAAACTCGGTcccacatgggaaggaccttacaaaGTCGTGCACTACTCCCGACAAGGTAGCTATCATTTGGAGACCCTAGACGGACAGAAACTCCCGCGaccttggaacatagaacacttgaagaaataccatcCACAGATGTAA
- the LOC142626029 gene encoding tRNA-dihydrouridine(16/17) synthase [NAD(P)(+)] yields MKFKIPPIPLSSSKNSCFPILKSLMASSLTQTQTQTLTIHSDPPQPDPEDDLLCSDQQQQQQQQLLLSSSDTLPFSLGSLTRCLAGESHIDRAWAHWLKLGRPKLIVAPMVDNSELPFRMLCRKYGAEAAYTPMLHSRIFTETEKYRDQEFTTCKEDRPLFVQFCANDPDILLEAAKRVEPFCDYVDINLGCPQRIAKRGNYGAFLMDNLPLVKSLVQKLALNLQVPVSCKIRLFPDLQVTINYAKMLEEAGCSLLAVHGRTRDEKDGKKIRADWNAIRAVKDALRIPVLANGNIRHIDDVQKCLEETGAEGVLSAESLLENPALFAGYRTGEWVVGSEGCDKVGKLDQTDLLVEYLKLCERYPVPWRMIRAHVHKMLGDWFRLHPHVREDLNAQSKLTFEFLYNMVDRLRELGTKMPLYTKDSHEDRVLANGLATGNV; encoded by the exons atgaaattcaaaattccTCCCATACCCCTCAGCTCCTCCAAAAATTCCTGCTTCCCCATACTCAAATCTCTAATGGCCTCTTCTCTCAcgcaaacccaaacccaaaccctaaccaTCCATTCCGACCCGCCACAACCCGACCCGGAAGACGACCTCCTCTGCTCcgaccaacaacaacaacagcagcaacaGTTACTTCTTTCTTCGTCTGACACGTTGCCGTTTAGCTTGGGCTCGCTGACACGGTGCTTGGCCGGAGAGTCCCACATCGACCGCGCATGGGCTCACTGGTTGAAACTGGGTCGACCCAAATTGATAGTTGCCCCGATGGTCGACAATTCGGAGCTACCCTTTCGAATGCTTTGCAGAAAGTACGGTGCCGAGGCAGCTTACACGCCCATGTTGCACTCTCGCATTTTTACCGAGACTGAAAAGTACCGTGACCAGGAATTTACCACTTGCAAG GAGGATAGGCCATTGTTTGTCCAATTTTGTGCAAATGATCCAGACATTTTGTTAGAGGCAGCAAAGAGAGTGGAACCTTTTTGTGACTATGTTGACATCAATTTGgg GTGTCCTCAGCGTATTGCTAAGAGGGGAAATTATGGAGCTTTCCTTATGGATAATCTTCCACTTGTAAAATCTCTAGTACAAAAATTGGCTCTCAACCTTCAAGTTCCTGTGTCATGCAAAATCCGTTTATTCCCAGATTTGCAAGTTACAATCAACTATGCTAAGATGCTAGAGGAAGCAGGTTGCTCTCTTTTAGCTGTTCATGGCCGAACAAGAGACGAGAAAGATGGGAAAAAAATTCGGGCTGACTGGAATGCTATCAGGGCTGTGAAAGATGCACTCAGAATCCCAGTCCTTGCAAATGGGAACATTCGCCACATTGATGATGTTCAGAAATGTTTGGAAGAGACTGGTGCTGAAGGGGTGCTTTCTGCTGAGTCTCTCCTTGAAAATCCAGCTCTTTTTGCTGGTTATCGAACTGGTGAATGGGTAGTGGGCAGTGAAGGATGCGATAAAGTGGGAAAACTGGACCAGACAGATCTACTGGTGGAATATTTGAAGCTTTGTGAAAGATACCCTGTGCCATGGAGAATGATTCGTGCTCATGTGCACAAGATGTTAGGAGACTGGTTCAGGTTGCATCCACATGTGAGAGAGGATCTCAATGCCCAATCCAAACTGACCTTTGAATTTCTTTATAACATGGTTGACCGGCTTAGGGAGCTTGGCACAAAAATGCCACTTTATACAAAGGATTCTCATGAAGATAGAGTTCTGGCAAATGGACTAGCAACCGGAAATGTATGA